A single region of the Zootoca vivipara chromosome 2, rZooViv1.1, whole genome shotgun sequence genome encodes:
- the LOC118081485 gene encoding large ribosomal subunit protein eL39, whose product MSSHKTFKIKRFLAKKQKQNRPIPQWIRMKTGNKIRYNSKRRHWRRTKLGL is encoded by the coding sequence ATGTCTTCCCACAAGACGTTCAAGATCAAGCGGTTTCTCgctaagaagcagaagcagaaccgTCCCATCCCGCAATGGATCCGCATGAAAACTGGCAATAAAATCAGATACAACTCCAAAAGGAGACACTGGAGGAGGACCAAGCTCGGCCTGTAA